The Bacteroidales bacterium genome has a segment encoding these proteins:
- a CDS encoding SOS response-associated peptidase: protein MCGRYSFAPDLATVNEHYDIVANPAEVKANYNAAPTQLLPVITNEEPRQLSRLRWGLVPFWANDAAIGNKLINARAESLDTKPSFKNAFKNRRCLVPADAFYEWKHAAGGKMKIPYRISIKGQLLFSMAGIWEQWEDPKGELLNSFSIITTRANELVAELHNRMPVILTRETEQLWLSDLENKELLSLLQPFDAGAMETYPVSMLLNSPRNNSKDLIARNAEEPLDLFSGLEN, encoded by the coding sequence ATGTGTGGAAGATATTCGTTTGCGCCCGACCTTGCGACTGTTAATGAGCATTATGATATTGTGGCCAATCCGGCTGAAGTAAAGGCCAATTATAATGCGGCGCCCACGCAACTGCTGCCGGTAATCACCAACGAAGAGCCGCGGCAACTGTCGCGGCTCAGGTGGGGTCTGGTGCCGTTTTGGGCCAATGATGCCGCAATCGGCAACAAGCTCATCAATGCGCGGGCAGAGTCGCTCGATACAAAACCCTCCTTTAAAAATGCTTTCAAAAACCGGCGGTGCCTGGTTCCTGCCGATGCTTTCTATGAATGGAAACATGCAGCAGGCGGAAAGATGAAAATCCCATATCGCATTAGCATCAAAGGCCAACTACTTTTTTCGATGGCCGGAATCTGGGAGCAATGGGAGGACCCGAAGGGCGAACTGCTGAATTCTTTTTCGATCATTACTACCCGCGCCAATGAGCTGGTGGCTGAATTGCACAATCGTATGCCTGTAATTTTGACACGGGAAACCGAACAGTTGTGGCTTTCTGATTTAGAAAATAAGGAGCTTCTTTCATTGCTTCAACCTTTCGATGCCGGCGCAATGGAGACATATCCCGTTTCCATGCTACTCAACTCACCGCGCAACAATTCCAAAGATCTTATCGCCCGTAACGCCGAAGAACCGCTTGATTTATTTTCGGGGTTGGAGAATTAA
- the ahcY gene encoding adenosylhomocysteinase, with protein MNNLVVDQSLKYKVKDITLADWGRKEIEIAEKEMPGLMAIRRKFSQEKPLRDVRITGSLHMTIQTAVLIETLRELGADVRWASCNIFSTQDHAAAAIAATGVPVFAWKGETLDEYWWCTSQALSFPGGHGPQLIVDDGGDATLLIHKGKAIEDNPELLKKPGTNNEERAIMSLLQRIYVEDPKRWSRAAKEWKGVSEETTTGVNRLYQMKERGELLVPAVNVNDSVTKSKFDNLYGCRESLADGIKRATDVMIAGKVVVVLGYGDVGKGSAKSMRAYGARVLITEIDPICALQAAMEGFEVTTIDEALKEGQIFVTASGNKDVLTLEHLKNMKDEAIVCNIGHFDNEIQVEKLENDPTITKETIKPQVDRFRMENGNSIYLLAEGRLVNLGCATGHPSFVMSNSFTNQTLAQIDLWKNRDEYEIGVYRLPKYLDEEVARLHLQQLGVKLTKLTKDQAEYLGVPIEGPYKPDHYRY; from the coding sequence ATGAATAATTTAGTTGTCGATCAAAGTTTAAAATACAAAGTCAAAGACATTACACTGGCCGATTGGGGCCGGAAAGAGATAGAAATTGCAGAGAAAGAAATGCCCGGTCTTATGGCTATCCGGCGCAAATTCTCACAGGAGAAGCCTTTGCGTGATGTTCGCATCACCGGGTCGCTGCACATGACCATACAAACTGCTGTGCTCATCGAAACCCTCCGGGAGCTTGGCGCTGATGTGCGGTGGGCCAGTTGCAATATTTTCTCTACACAGGATCATGCTGCCGCAGCTATTGCAGCCACTGGCGTCCCGGTGTTTGCCTGGAAAGGTGAAACGCTGGACGAATATTGGTGGTGTACCAGCCAGGCGCTTTCATTCCCCGGCGGCCACGGCCCACAGCTAATCGTGGACGATGGTGGCGATGCCACTTTGCTCATCCACAAAGGAAAAGCTATAGAAGACAATCCCGAGCTGCTCAAAAAGCCAGGCACCAACAACGAGGAGCGTGCAATAATGAGTTTGCTGCAGCGCATTTACGTCGAAGATCCCAAGCGTTGGAGCCGCGCTGCTAAAGAATGGAAAGGTGTATCGGAAGAAACCACTACCGGCGTGAACCGTCTGTATCAGATGAAAGAACGTGGTGAGCTGTTAGTTCCGGCTGTAAACGTAAACGACTCGGTGACGAAATCAAAATTCGACAACCTTTACGGCTGCCGCGAGTCACTGGCCGATGGCATAAAGCGCGCTACGGACGTGATGATTGCCGGAAAAGTAGTAGTAGTGCTGGGCTATGGCGACGTGGGCAAAGGTTCCGCCAAATCGATGCGCGCCTACGGTGCACGCGTGCTCATTACCGAGATTGACCCCATCTGCGCTCTGCAGGCTGCCATGGAAGGTTTTGAAGTTACCACCATCGACGAAGCGCTCAAGGAAGGACAGATTTTCGTGACTGCCAGCGGAAACAAAGACGTCCTTACTTTGGAGCATCTCAAAAACATGAAAGATGAAGCCATCGTTTGTAACATCGGCCATTTCGATAACGAGATACAGGTTGAGAAGCTCGAAAATGATCCCACCATTACCAAGGAAACCATCAAGCCACAGGTAGATCGTTTCCGCATGGAAAACGGCAACTCTATTTATCTGCTTGCCGAAGGTCGTCTGGTAAATCTGGGCTGTGCCACCGGCCATCCCTCGTTTGTGATGAGCAACTCGTTTACCAACCAAACGCTGGCACAAATCGATTTGTGGAAAAATAGAGATGAATATGAAATCGGTGTTTATCGTTTGCCCAAGTACCTCGACGAAGAGGTGGCGCGTTTGCACCTGCAACAGCTTGGCGTAAAACTGACCAAACTCACCAAAGATCAAGCTGAATATCTGGGTGTGCCGATAGAAGGCCCTTACAAGCCCGATCATTACAGATATTAA
- a CDS encoding copper homeostasis protein CutC yields MIEICANGLQSALNAQMGGAARVELCDNLYDGGTTPSAGTIRLARKYLSIGLHVLIRPRGGDFLYNAHEMEIMKDEIQFCKDVGADGVVIGILNADGTIDTERIAELIDLARPMHVTFHRAFDVCRDAGEALEQLIQLKADCLLTSGQKNKASDGVELIAQLVEQAAGRIQIMPGSGVNADNLQWLKKRTAATTFHMSAQSLVNSQMSYRNEDVRMGALPQIPEYQHAVSDVEKIRLIVSKDKELTSDD; encoded by the coding sequence ATGATCGAAATATGTGCGAATGGATTACAATCGGCGCTAAATGCGCAAATGGGCGGAGCCGCGCGGGTGGAACTTTGCGACAATCTTTATGACGGTGGAACCACTCCCTCGGCAGGTACAATACGCCTTGCGCGAAAATATCTCAGCATCGGCCTGCATGTGCTGATACGTCCGCGTGGTGGCGATTTCCTCTACAACGCGCATGAGATGGAAATCATGAAAGACGAAATCCAGTTTTGTAAAGATGTTGGTGCAGATGGCGTGGTGATCGGGATTTTGAATGCCGATGGCACCATTGATACAGAGCGCATCGCTGAGCTGATTGATTTGGCGCGACCGATGCACGTAACATTCCACCGCGCTTTTGATGTGTGCCGCGATGCCGGCGAGGCGCTCGAACAACTGATACAATTAAAAGCCGACTGCCTGCTTACCTCCGGCCAAAAAAACAAAGCCAGCGACGGCGTGGAGCTTATCGCACAGCTTGTGGAGCAGGCTGCCGGGCGAATACAAATTATGCCGGGTTCGGGAGTAAATGCCGACAACCTGCAATGGCTCAAAAAAAGAACCGCCGCTACCACATTTCACATGTCGGCGCAATCGCTTGTAAACAGCCAGATGAGCTACCGCAACGAAGATGTCCGTATGGGCGCTCTGCCGCAAATTCCCGAATATCAGCATGCCGTGAGTGATGTCGAAAAAATCCGACTTATCGTAAGCAAAGACAAAGAATTGACGAGTGACGATTGA
- a CDS encoding LD-carboxypeptidase, whose translation MITPAALKPNDLIGIVSPGKHMDAALIDRAAKLINQLGYRVKIGEYATGRHHYFSGTDAERTRDFQTMLGDAEVKLILCSRGGYGSACIIDRLDFTRFLQQPKWIAGYSDITVFHSHLLRMFGVESLHAIMPLDFGDDLKPDEPLRKMLEAAGGRQQHYRIEAHPNNRSGIARATLTGGNLSVLCSLLCTASEVDTAGKILFIEEVAENGYHIHRLMNTLLRAKKLDRLAGLVVGGLIPVADDDFGMSAAEIIAQAVAPYNYPVAFGFPAGHFHNNYPLIMGRTYQLEVGETSTLHSLENHAMFH comes from the coding sequence ATGATAACACCTGCTGCGCTCAAACCCAACGATCTGATAGGCATTGTATCCCCCGGAAAACATATGGATGCTGCGTTGATCGACCGTGCTGCCAAGCTAATCAACCAGCTCGGTTATCGTGTTAAAATTGGAGAATATGCCACTGGGCGTCATCATTATTTTTCGGGAACGGATGCGGAGCGTACCCGCGATTTCCAAACGATGCTGGGCGACGCTGAGGTGAAGCTGATTTTGTGTTCGCGTGGGGGCTATGGATCGGCATGCATCATCGACCGGCTCGATTTTACACGGTTTTTGCAACAGCCTAAATGGATAGCAGGCTACAGCGACATCACTGTTTTTCATTCGCACCTGTTGCGAATGTTTGGTGTAGAAAGCCTGCACGCCATCATGCCCCTCGATTTTGGCGACGATCTGAAACCAGATGAGCCTTTGCGTAAGATGCTGGAAGCCGCCGGTGGCCGACAGCAGCATTATCGAATTGAAGCTCATCCAAATAACCGTAGCGGAATTGCACGCGCAACACTCACCGGTGGCAACCTTTCGGTGCTTTGTAGCCTTCTGTGCACAGCTTCGGAGGTGGACACCGCCGGAAAAATTCTGTTTATCGAAGAAGTGGCCGAAAATGGTTACCACATCCACCGGCTGATGAACACGCTGCTGCGCGCAAAAAAACTCGACCGGCTGGCTGGCCTGGTTGTAGGCGGACTTATACCCGTGGCCGACGATGACTTTGGGATGAGCGCAGCAGAAATTATCGCCCAAGCGGTAGCTCCATATAATTATCCGGTGGCTTTTGGCTTTCCGGCAGGGCATTTTCATAATAACTACCCGCTTATCATGGGGCGCACGTATCAGTTGGAAGTGGGTGAAACCTCTACATTACACAGTTTGGAGAATCATGCAATGTTTCATTAA
- a CDS encoding YraN family protein, giving the protein MAQHNETGEQGEELAAQYLANAGYKILERNWHFGKNEIDLIAQDGEFIVFAEVKTRRTASFGEPEVFVTRAKQRAIIKAANGYFMIKNAQLEARFDIISVLYHGTNFTVKQIKNAFYPTL; this is encoded by the coding sequence ATGGCACAACACAACGAAACAGGAGAGCAGGGTGAGGAGCTTGCCGCCCAATATCTGGCCAATGCCGGCTACAAAATCCTGGAAAGAAACTGGCATTTTGGCAAAAATGAAATCGACCTCATTGCGCAGGACGGCGAGTTTATCGTCTTTGCCGAGGTAAAAACCCGTCGCACGGCCAGTTTTGGCGAGCCGGAGGTTTTTGTGACACGCGCCAAGCAACGCGCCATCATCAAAGCTGCCAATGGTTATTTTATGATAAAAAATGCGCAGCTCGAAGCTCGCTTCGACATCATCAGCGTGCTGTATCACGGCACCAACTTCACGGTGAAACAAATTAAAAATGCGTTCTATCCTACTTTGTGA